CCCCACTGGCATGAATTTTTGTAACCTTAAAAAATTGTAGAAAGTCATTAATTTCAGTCTCAAAGAAGTACATGGCCCTCCAATCTACACCGTTAAGATCTTACTTCAATCCTATGAATCAAAACCTCAATAGCAATCCACGTACAGAATATGTTGGGGACAAAAATTCTATAGTACAGCTAAACATATTCcaccaactttttctttttctttttctttctttttttttgtttttttttttttttatgtttttttttgtttttgcttgttttgttttttagttacACAGTTACACTTCTTTATTAGTGAAATCTCGCTCTGGGTTCTCAATTCAGTGCACCCCACAGCACGGTTCTGTTCCCTCTTTTGCGTGCCTCTCAGTCTTTAAGAAGACTCCTTCAAAAGCATGAGTCTGAGTCTGAGTCTGAGTCTGCGTGTGAGTCTGTGTTTCAGACTCTCTCTGAGAGACCATTCTTTACCTCCTTAAATACACTGTTTTTTTCTCCACTCTCTGCTCTCTCTGTGTTTTGAGTCTCAAATTCTGTGActcttttattataaatttataattttctaccTCTTCTGTGCCactgtatttgtttttttgtttgtttttgtaaagCACATTAATGGAGTTGAAGATGGGTCACCTAATCCAATACCAATACCAATACCAATTCCAATACCAACTTCTTTAAATCTATCAAATTTTACTCTCACAAACTCAAACAAACTGTCCCTGAAACCCCCCCCCAAAGCTCCAAACTTTGAGGCATTTGAAGCTCTTTTTTTGTGGGGTCTTCGAAATTGTCGAGCTTAGTAATGTCCCACATCGATTTGGAGCAAGGGGTTCATCGAAGAGACTTCAGCGCAGACGGCAGTGTATGCTTTTCTGACGCGGAAGCAGAAGAAGGGTCGTGCTATTCACAGTTCTATTCGACGAATGGTGGGTCCTACGATGAGTACAGATTTTCTTGTGTGTATGATCCGAGTTCTGGGATTGGAAACAgttcgggttcgggttcgggttccGGTTCGGGTTCAGGGAGAGAGTCTATGTGTTCAGCCTCGGCTTCGGAGTTGGAGGTTGAGAGTGAGGTCCCTGAGATAAAGGTGCATTTGGCTAAAGTTGAGAGAGATTGCAGGATTTGTCATCTGGGTTTGGAGAGTAACAGCCATGAATCTGGGATTCCTATTGAGTTGGGTTGTTCTTGTAAGGATGATTTGGGTGCAGCCCATAAGAACTGTGCTGAGGCCTGGTTCAAGATTAGGGGAAATAAGTGAGTACAAAATATTCTTGcttttctttgtctttgaaTCTTTAATTACTTGATTTTGTGCTGAATTGTGATGTTTTATGGAGGAATGGTGAATACCCATTTGGTTCTTTTAACTTCTACGCATTAATGGAAGTACTTATGTTTTTCGAGCTAATATACAGGATGTGTTTTACCTTCATTTTCATCTGGTAGTAAATTATGATTTAGTATTAGACTTTTAGTATCTGTATAGGTTTCATAGCCGACTCCATAGTTTTTGGACTaaaaggctttgttgttgttgttgttttaacttttcatatttgTGCACACTATGAAACCCTTTCCTGAAGGAATGAAATGTATAATTACGCACCATATGAGAAAAATGAGTGGTTATTAAACAAATCATTTTCGGGAAATTTGGTTTTgaatagtttaatttatttattgattgtTGAGCATAATTGATGATCTAGTAGCTAAGAGCATGTGGGCACAAGAATTTTGGGATATAAAAGTTAAAGAAGATTAGCATTTTTAAAGAAGATAATGGAAAAGGTAAAGAGTAGAGCATTTGGAAGTGTTGGTGATATGTCTAACTACATCCATGATTCCTAATGCTCCAACCTTTTTTGAAGTCTAGGAATCTCTCTGGAGATATTTTCTGATTCCCCTAATTTATGAAAGTGGAGGTTTTTAGTCCTCATTGATGTATCATTTGTCTTGGTGGAAAATTATTACTTGGTGATGTGTAGATTCCAAATATCCTATTCATCCATTGTGTTTAGTGACCTTTACATGTTCACAAGTCATGAGTTACATAGGATAGTGATTTATTTGTACAATTATTAAGATAGCTATTCtaattcttaaaattgtttgtgCATTGCTATCGTCATGTTTCATACACATCTATGTTGGTGTTGCTATCTGACAAGACCATTGCTGATGCTTTTTCTCAAAATCATGGTGGAATTTGGTAGCCATTATTAGTTATGCCATTGATTATAACAGAGCAATTGACTGGCATACCCTTTAAGACTGGATATTATTTTCAATCAGATGGGATCAAAATTACACTTCTAAAGTTATTTGACCATGATCCAAATCTAACCTAGTTGCACGGATTTGTGGCAGACTTTCCTATCTTAAAACCTTATAGAGATTTAGAGACTTGAATTAGCTGAACCTTTCTTTCTTGGCATATAGAAAATTGATTCTAGTTGTAGCCGAAACCCAAGTtcatagatttattttttaaaggtttttagGGAACTGAATATTTTCTCATTAGTAGAGGATGCTACTCAAATACTAGTTATCTTGCCTTTTAATGTAAGGGAATCAAAGCCATTTAGCGTTATAGCTTGGTATGATTAATAATTAACATTGTTATTGAAGATAATGTTTACATTCATGTGTGATTGGCATGTGACAAAAATATTTGCTTCGGCCTAAACTCTTCCCAAgttgtgcatgtgtgtgtgttacaGATTAATAGAGTATTCAAACATGAGGTTATTTTGGCCATCCTAAAACAGCATAttcttttcatgttttattcaatttttcttttgcttttttcaCTGTTATGTTTTCTAGCTTCCTGAATTTCAACTCTTGATTGTTGAATTTCTGGGTATTGTTTTGCACCCTTTCTTTTTCACATAGGAGAAGCTATCCATAATTAAACTTGACAACATAGATAAATAATGTTAATCATCATAATCTTTTTGCTACTACATCACAATCACCCGCTTGTGACTGCAGTATTGCATATAAACTGTGCCACGAGTACTATGCAAAGAATAAACATGCATAAAGTAGGGCATTGTATTCCAAGTTCCTTATTTTGATTTCATAATTCTGAATCCTGATTCAAGTTACCTTCTAGCTCATTTCTGAAACAGTTCCCTTTACTTTGTGGAAGTCTTTATGATCTCATCTTTAAGTTTCATTGTTTCTCTCTGATATTTATTCCtgttttcttggttttgttttagaACTTGTGAGATTTGTAATTCTGTTGCACGTAATGTCTTTGGATCAAATGACATTGAGTTAACACAGCATTCAAATGAAACCAACAATGCCACCGCACCAGTGACAGTCTTGGCACCTGCAACCGTAACAGAGACACATAGCTTCTGGCATGGCCACCGCTTCCTGAATTTTTTGCTTGCTTGCATGGTATTTGCATTTGTCTTATCTTGGCTCTTTCACTTTAATGTGCCATCATCATAGAACTCTGTAAAAGAGTTACTGTGGAAAGatttagaaaaggaaaaaaaaaaaaaaaacaagttctGCGAAAGGCCTGCCAAAATTGTCAATATGATGATGGTAACGGGAGAGTTTCAACCTTCGAGCCTCGCAGCATTTGTAtagataaaaatacaaattaatcTGCTCCATATTTGTAGAGTTTGGTTTTTACCAATGTTTACACATTGCTCATATGTTATAACAGCTTTATTATCAGGCTTTTGCTTTccaagttttaaaattaatgtatTTGGATTTTCTGAAACAATACCGGCAGAAGGTGATATTGAAATTGTATATTTGTATTGCTCCACTCGATTTTCTCTCGTGGTGatctctctttatatttttgaagattcctcttttgggtttttgatgttaaaaatgtataattttatgtgGGCTGACAACAATGGAATTGAGTTGGAGAGATTTTCAACCCAATTTTGGGTAGAGAAATTTTCAATCTAACCCAACCTATCACATGTGTAGAAACCAACCAACATGGATTGGATTGGGGTTGGGATTGGGCCGTTAGGTTGTACTCATATCTTTCATGCCTTTTAAAAAGTTGGACTATCATCTATTTAAACATTTTGTAGATGAATTATTATAATTCATataatatgtttaaattatattttcaaattcatcaaaattgatttt
The DNA window shown above is from Quercus lobata isolate SW786 chromosome 7, ValleyOak3.0 Primary Assembly, whole genome shotgun sequence and carries:
- the LOC115954147 gene encoding uncharacterized protein LOC115954147, which gives rise to MSHIDLEQGVHRRDFSADGSVCFSDAEAEEGSCYSQFYSTNGGSYDEYRFSCVYDPSSGIGNSSGSGSGSGSGSGRESMCSASASELEVESEVPEIKVHLAKVERDCRICHLGLESNSHESGIPIELGCSCKDDLGAAHKNCAEAWFKIRGNKTCEICNSVARNVFGSNDIELTQHSNETNNATAPVTVLAPATVTETHSFWHGHRFLNFLLACMVFAFVLSWLFHFNVPSS